Proteins from a genomic interval of Zerene cesonia ecotype Mississippi unplaced genomic scaffold, Zerene_cesonia_1.1 Zces_u001, whole genome shotgun sequence:
- the LOC119838070 gene encoding uncharacterized protein LOC119838070 — translation MEELWRRFRKPREIDKSTYSLVSCGELTQDTLQVWNGLPEEIKKDPSLEQIRQKYEELGNGDILTNQEIEKTAKFTINSDPILDVSKEPAQEEFHHEDHENDVYISPEDRRKQAQKNRTKHYIKMSLLLGCWVFFTAVFLTHDEKHEKFLTTAVIPGEINNYTINMTNTDAVLIKLTGPFASEQAEIKMNSTVYDKADKLIAWLENEHKVRNF, via the exons ATGGAAGAGCTATGGCGGCGTTTCAGAAAACCCCGTGAGATTGACAAAAGTACATACTCATTGGTATCGTGCGGTGAGCTGACACAAGACACGCTACAAGTGTGGAATGGCTTGCCCGAAGAAATTAAGAAGGATCCGTCTCTAGAACAGATCAGACAGAAGTATGAGGAACTCG GTAATGGTGACATATTAACAAATCAAGAAATCGAGAAAACCGCTAAATTCACCATCAACTCCGATCCCATATTGGACGTTAGCAAAGAGCCCGCACAGGAAGAGTTCCACCACGAAGACCATGAGAACGA tgtCTATATATCTCCAGAAGACAGAAGGAAGCAAGCACAG aaAAACAGGACGAAacactatataaaaatgtcctTACTGCTCGGCTGTTGGGTTTTCTTCACCGCTGTGTTTTTAACGCACGATGAAAAGCACGAGAAATTCCTAACAACCGCCGTTATACCTGGCGAAATTAATA ATTATACAATCAATATGACAAACACAGATGccgtattaattaaattgacagGTCCGTTTGCATCGGAGCAAGcggaaataaaaatgaattctaCTGTCTATGATAAGGCTGACAAGTTAATAGCGTGGCTTGAAAATGAGCATAAAGtaaggaatttttaa